Part of the Cryptosporangium arvum DSM 44712 genome, GCTGCTGCGCCGGCGCTCCAATCCGCTCGACCGGCTGACCGGGCGGGAGGAGGAGGTGCTGGGGCTGATGGCGGAGGGCCGCTCGAACGCCGCGATCGCCCGCAAGCTCGTCGTCACCGAGGCCGCGGTCACCAAGCACATCGGCAACATCCTGGCCAAGCTCGACCTGCCGATCGACGCCGACGACCACCGTCGTGTACTGGCAGTTCTCGCCTATCTTCGTAGGCTTGCCCTATGAGCGAGGTCGTCTCCGTCAACATCGGCGTCCACCGGGTGGTGCCGTGGACGCAGAGCATGGGCAGCACCGGGATCGACAAGCGCCCACAACCGGGCCGCGTCCGCGCGGTCGGCGTCGGGCTCGAAGCCGACGTCATCGTCGACACGAAGAACCACGGCGGGTACGACCAGGCCGTGTACGCCTACGCGAGCGAGGACGCCGACTGGTGGGAGCAGGAGCTGGACAAACAGCTCTGGCCCGGCGCGTTCGGGGAGAACCTCACCACTCGCGGCGTCGACTGCACCGGCGCGGTGATCGGGGAGCGCTGGCGGGTCGGGAGCACCGTGCTGGAGGTCAGCTGCCCGCGCATCCCGTGTCGGACGTTCGCCGGTTTCTGGGACGTCCCGCACCTGGTCAAACGCTTCACCGAGCAGGGTCGGCCCGGCGCCTACCTGCGGATCGTCGACGAGGGGGACCTCGGTGCCGGTGATGCCGTCGAGATCACCCACCGGCCCGGCCACGGCGTCACGATCGGCGAGGTCTTCCGCGCCCTCACCGGGGAGCGGTCGCTGGCCGCGAGAATCCTCGAAGCCCCCGAGCTGCCGGAGTCGATCCAGCACCGGGCGCAGCGGATGCTCAGCTTGACGCAGCCATCCTGACCTCGACGAACGCCTCGTCGGGTGCGGTCGTGTCGGGCACCCACTTGCCGCTGTCCGCAGTCCAGACGTCACCGTCGAACGCCACCCGCCGGACGCCGAACTCGTGGGCTTTGGCGACGAACCAGTGCGCCGACTGCCAGCCCAGGCGGGATTTCGCGCCGCCGCCCACCGCGACGGTGAGGATCGGTGTGTCGCCGTCGACGCTCGGGTTCACGGTCAGTTTCCCCAGGTCGGCGGCGAGCTCGGCGACCAGGGCCGTGCTCGCCGGCTGGCCCGACATGTCGGGCGGGCGCCGCAGCTGACAGGTGACCGCGCCGGCCTCGTCGCCGAGCAGCGCGGCGGCCAGCGTCGTCGCGTCGGACTCCCACTTCTGGTACAGCTCCGGGTGCGCGCTGCGCTGGACGGCCTGGGCGGCGTCGGTGAGGCG contains:
- a CDS encoding MOSC domain-containing protein; protein product: MSEVVSVNIGVHRVVPWTQSMGSTGIDKRPQPGRVRAVGVGLEADVIVDTKNHGGYDQAVYAYASEDADWWEQELDKQLWPGAFGENLTTRGVDCTGAVIGERWRVGSTVLEVSCPRIPCRTFAGFWDVPHLVKRFTEQGRPGAYLRIVDEGDLGAGDAVEITHRPGHGVTIGEVFRALTGERSLAARILEAPELPESIQHRAQRMLSLTQPS